One Mycobacteroides abscessus ATCC 19977 genomic window carries:
- a CDS encoding thiol-disulfide oxidoreductase DCC family protein, which yields MNEQAPVLLYDGVCALCNGAVKKILRDDKVGSMRFAALDSEYGTQVIDRHPELAGVDSFVIVDNPGGPDERTHIRSDAVLRVIDYLGGARRASLIGRLVPRPIRDSLYRLVARTRYRVFGRYDTCPVPPPEVRARFLA from the coding sequence ATGAACGAGCAAGCCCCTGTCCTGCTGTACGACGGCGTATGCGCGCTGTGCAACGGGGCGGTCAAGAAGATCCTGCGTGACGACAAGGTTGGGTCGATGCGGTTCGCCGCGCTGGACAGCGAGTACGGCACCCAGGTGATCGATCGGCACCCCGAACTCGCCGGGGTCGATTCCTTCGTGATCGTCGACAACCCGGGCGGGCCGGACGAACGCACACACATCCGATCCGATGCCGTGCTCCGCGTCATCGATTATCTAGGCGGCGCGCGACGGGCCTCCCTCATAGGGCGCCTGGTCCCGCGCCCGATCCGTGACTCGCTGTATCGGCTCGTGGCACGCACCCGGTATCGCGTGTTCGGCCGCTACGACACCTGCCCGGTGCCGCCTCCCGAGGTCCGGGCGCGCTTCCTGGCCTAA
- a CDS encoding zinc-dependent metalloprotease, whose protein sequence is MADLPFGFAAGDDPDRERGDAGRGSSGSGSSGADPFGFGSGGFNPADLGQIFTQLGQMFSGAAAGAASGQPAGPVNYDIARQLASSSIGFVAPITASTTSAITDAVHLADTWLDGATSLPAGATRTAAWTATDWVDNTLENWKRLVDPVAEQISGMWAANLPEEAQSMAGPLLGMMTQMGGMAFGSQLGQALGQLSREVLTSTDIGLPLGPKGTAALMPAAIETFSEGLEQSKGEIMTFLAAREAAHHRLFSGVGWLTIRLMDTVEQYAKGISIDMSAIEEAARGFNPAAMGDPSEMEQILSQGIFEPKTTPQQEQALERLETLLALVEGWVQTVVTDALGERIPATAALSETLRRRRATGGPAEQTFATLVGLELRPRKLREAADLWRRLTDAVGVDKRDAVWAHPDLMPDASDLDNPAAFIDRIIGGDTDAVDDPIAQIQKLDPGTPPTED, encoded by the coding sequence ATGGCCGACCTACCCTTTGGATTCGCTGCTGGCGACGACCCCGACCGTGAACGGGGCGACGCCGGACGCGGCTCGTCGGGCTCCGGTTCGTCGGGCGCGGACCCCTTCGGCTTCGGATCTGGTGGATTCAATCCCGCCGACCTGGGCCAGATCTTCACGCAACTGGGCCAGATGTTCAGCGGTGCGGCCGCCGGCGCGGCCAGTGGCCAGCCCGCGGGCCCGGTGAACTACGACATCGCCCGGCAACTGGCCTCAAGTTCAATCGGTTTCGTTGCCCCCATCACCGCGAGCACCACATCGGCGATCACCGACGCGGTGCACCTGGCCGATACCTGGCTCGACGGCGCTACCTCGTTGCCTGCCGGTGCCACCCGCACCGCGGCCTGGACCGCGACGGACTGGGTGGACAACACCTTGGAAAACTGGAAGCGGCTCGTCGACCCTGTCGCCGAACAGATCTCAGGCATGTGGGCGGCAAACCTCCCCGAGGAGGCTCAGAGCATGGCCGGCCCGCTGCTGGGCATGATGACTCAGATGGGCGGCATGGCCTTCGGCTCTCAGCTCGGCCAGGCCCTCGGTCAGCTATCCCGAGAGGTGTTGACCTCCACAGACATTGGGCTGCCATTGGGCCCCAAGGGCACCGCCGCCCTGATGCCTGCCGCAATCGAGACATTCTCGGAGGGCCTGGAACAGTCCAAGGGCGAGATCATGACCTTCCTGGCTGCCCGCGAAGCCGCACACCATCGGCTGTTCAGCGGCGTGGGCTGGCTGACCATCCGGCTGATGGACACCGTCGAGCAGTATGCCAAGGGTATCTCCATCGATATGAGCGCCATCGAAGAGGCCGCACGCGGATTCAACCCCGCCGCGATGGGCGACCCATCAGAGATGGAACAGATTCTGTCCCAAGGTATTTTCGAACCGAAAACCACACCGCAGCAGGAACAGGCCCTGGAGCGGCTGGAAACCCTGCTGGCTCTGGTCGAGGGCTGGGTGCAGACCGTGGTGACCGACGCGCTCGGCGAGCGCATCCCGGCGACTGCGGCCCTCAGCGAGACATTGCGCCGGCGCCGCGCCACCGGCGGCCCGGCCGAACAGACCTTCGCGACCCTGGTGGGGTTGGAGCTGCGCCCGCGCAAGCTGCGCGAGGCGGCGGACCTGTGGCGCAGGCTGACCGATGCCGTCGGCGTCGACAAGCGCGACGCGGTCTGGGCCCACCCCGACCTGATGCCCGATGCCAGCGATCTGGACAACCCGGCGGCATTCATCGATCGCATCATCGGCGGCGACACCGATGCCGTCGATGACCCGATCGCACAGATCCAGAAGCTCGATCCCGGCACTCCCCCGACAGAGGACTGA
- a CDS encoding ABC1 kinase family protein — MAEIRRGRAARAAKLASLPAGIAGRAALGVGKRLAGKSKDEVNAELVEKAAEQLFQVLGELKGAAMKIGQMLSVMEAAIPPEFGEPYREALTKLQSDAPPLPADKVHRVLDAQLGTKWRERFQSFDDKPVASASIGQVHKAVWKDGRVVAVKVQYPGADEAVRSDLKTIQRLSSLFKQVAPGADIKGIVDELIERTEEELDYRIEATNQRAFAKAFKGDPEFYVPSVIASSPKVIITEWLQGRKLSEIIASGTEEERSRCAHLLLEFSISSPYRCGLLHADTHPGNFMLLEDGRFGVMDFGACASHEGGLPAGFGPILRLARDEKWEELTEVLRSEGFIPPSATSVSHEEVNSYLEPYIEPLNYDTFHFSRKWLQRLTAKATDFRSEEFLESFKTSRQMNLPPNYLMFFRVLGGLIGIAAQLDAPVDYAAIIDKWVPGFHEDSKAPAAT; from the coding sequence ATGGCAGAGATTCGTCGTGGCCGCGCCGCGCGCGCCGCAAAACTCGCATCGCTTCCGGCCGGTATTGCCGGTCGCGCCGCACTCGGTGTCGGGAAACGCCTGGCCGGGAAGTCCAAGGACGAAGTCAACGCCGAACTCGTGGAGAAAGCCGCCGAACAGCTCTTCCAGGTACTCGGCGAACTCAAGGGCGCGGCCATGAAGATTGGCCAAATGCTCTCGGTGATGGAAGCAGCCATCCCACCCGAATTCGGCGAGCCCTACCGCGAGGCCCTGACCAAGCTGCAAAGCGACGCCCCACCGCTGCCCGCGGACAAGGTCCACCGCGTCCTGGATGCCCAGTTGGGCACGAAGTGGCGTGAACGCTTCCAATCCTTCGACGACAAGCCCGTCGCCTCGGCCAGCATCGGCCAGGTACACAAGGCCGTCTGGAAAGACGGACGCGTTGTCGCCGTCAAGGTGCAATACCCGGGCGCCGACGAGGCCGTCCGTTCGGACCTCAAGACCATTCAGCGCCTCTCGTCATTGTTCAAGCAGGTGGCACCCGGTGCCGATATCAAGGGCATCGTTGACGAGCTCATCGAACGCACCGAGGAAGAACTCGACTACCGCATCGAAGCCACCAACCAACGAGCCTTCGCCAAGGCCTTCAAAGGCGATCCCGAGTTCTACGTGCCCTCGGTAATCGCGTCCTCACCGAAGGTGATCATCACCGAGTGGTTGCAGGGCCGGAAGCTCTCGGAGATCATCGCCAGCGGTACCGAGGAAGAGCGCAGCAGATGCGCCCACCTGCTGCTGGAGTTCAGCATCAGCTCCCCGTACCGCTGCGGACTGCTGCACGCCGACACCCACCCCGGCAATTTCATGCTGTTGGAGGACGGCCGGTTCGGTGTCATGGACTTCGGCGCCTGCGCATCGCATGAGGGTGGGTTGCCCGCGGGCTTCGGGCCGATCCTGCGTCTGGCCCGCGACGAGAAATGGGAAGAGCTGACCGAGGTCCTCCGTTCGGAGGGCTTCATCCCGCCCAGCGCCACCTCGGTATCCCATGAGGAGGTCAACTCCTACCTCGAGCCGTACATCGAGCCGCTCAACTACGACACCTTCCACTTCAGCCGCAAGTGGTTACAACGGCTCACCGCCAAGGCCACCGATTTCCGCAGTGAAGAGTTCCTGGAGTCGTTCAAGACCAGCCGGCAGATGAATCTGCCGCCGAACTATCTGATGTTCTTCCGGGTCCTCGGCGGCCTGATCGGTATCGCCGCACAGCTCGATGCCCCCGTGGACTACGCGGCCATCATCGACAAATGGGTTCCCGGCTTCCACGAGGACAGCAAGGCCCCAGCCGCCACCTAG
- a CDS encoding ABC1 kinase family protein, producing the protein MAEIRRGRAARAAKLASLPAGIAGRAALGVGKRLTGKSKDEVNAEMMEKAAEQLFQVLGELKGAAMKLGQALSVFEAAIPPAFAEPFREALTKLQSDAPPLPADKVHRVLDAQLGTKWRERFQSFDDKPVASASIGQVHRAVWSDGRVVAVKVQYPGADEAVRSDLKTMQRLSSLFKQIVPGADVKSIIDELIERTEEELDYRIEATNQRAFAKAFKGDPEFYVSPVVASAPKVVISEWMQGRKLSEIIGSGTEDERNECGRLLLKFTVSSPYRCGLLHADTHPGNFMLLPDGRLGVMDFGACATHEGGFPPNLGPIWRLERDGMWDELIPLMRAEGFIPPHTEVSPEEIDEYLKPFIDPLKSDEFHFTRKWMQRVAAKSSDVRGAQFQTGRHLDLPPVYLMMFRVLGSLSGILAQLDATIPYARIIGDWVPGFREDEDRMPVAPGGIRS; encoded by the coding sequence ATGGCTGAGATTCGTCGTGGCCGCGCCGCGCGCGCCGCAAAACTCGCATCGCTTCCGGCCGGTATTGCCGGTCGTGCCGCGCTCGGTGTCGGGAAACGGCTGACCGGTAAGTCCAAGGACGAGGTCAACGCCGAGATGATGGAGAAGGCGGCCGAACAGCTGTTCCAGGTGCTCGGCGAGCTCAAGGGCGCGGCCATGAAACTGGGCCAGGCGCTGTCGGTGTTCGAAGCCGCCATTCCCCCGGCCTTCGCCGAACCCTTCCGCGAGGCCCTGACCAAGCTGCAAAGCGACGCCCCACCGCTGCCCGCGGACAAGGTCCATCGGGTCCTCGACGCGCAGCTCGGCACCAAATGGCGTGAACGCTTCCAGTCCTTCGACGACAAGCCGGTCGCCTCGGCCAGCATCGGGCAAGTGCACCGCGCCGTGTGGAGCGATGGGCGCGTGGTCGCCGTCAAGGTGCAATACCCGGGCGCCGACGAGGCGGTGCGCTCGGACTTGAAGACCATGCAGCGGCTCTCGTCATTGTTCAAGCAGATCGTGCCCGGCGCAGACGTCAAAAGCATCATCGATGAGCTGATCGAGCGCACCGAGGAAGAACTCGACTACCGCATCGAAGCCACCAACCAACGAGCCTTCGCCAAGGCCTTCAAAGGCGACCCGGAGTTCTACGTGTCACCGGTTGTGGCCTCGGCCCCCAAGGTCGTCATCAGTGAATGGATGCAGGGCCGGAAGCTCTCCGAAATCATCGGCAGTGGGACCGAAGACGAGCGCAATGAGTGCGGACGCCTGCTCCTTAAGTTCACCGTCAGCTCCCCCTATCGCTGCGGACTGCTACACGCAGACACCCACCCTGGAAACTTCATGCTGCTGCCCGACGGACGCCTCGGCGTCATGGACTTCGGCGCCTGCGCCACCCACGAGGGTGGATTCCCGCCCAACCTGGGGCCCATCTGGCGGCTGGAACGTGACGGAATGTGGGATGAACTGATCCCTCTCATGCGTGCGGAAGGATTCATCCCGCCGCACACCGAGGTGTCCCCCGAGGAGATCGACGAGTACCTCAAGCCATTCATCGATCCGCTCAAATCCGATGAGTTCCACTTCACCCGGAAATGGATGCAGCGGGTGGCTGCCAAATCCAGCGATGTGCGCGGCGCCCAGTTCCAGACGGGCCGGCATCTGGACCTGCCTCCCGTCTACCTGATGATGTTCCGGGTGCTGGGCAGCCTGTCCGGCATTCTGGCCCAACTCGACGCGACAATCCCCTATGCGCGAATCATCGGCGACTGGGTTCCCGGCTTCCGCGAGGATGAAGACCGAATGCCCGTGGCTCCCGGGGGCATTCGGTCTTAA
- a CDS encoding GlcG/HbpS family heme-binding protein produces MPDITLEHANQLVARGLAAAEKAGMKAVFAILDSGANLVAFARMDGAWLASNELAIAKARTSVMFQAPTEGLAAPLQLGQPALHFDHIHAGGLLLVGGGVPLFDQAGALIGGLGASGGSPEQDAELARLASA; encoded by the coding sequence ATGCCTGATATCACCTTGGAGCACGCGAACCAGCTGGTGGCCCGCGGCCTCGCGGCCGCGGAGAAGGCCGGAATGAAAGCGGTTTTCGCGATCCTGGACAGCGGCGCCAATCTAGTCGCCTTCGCACGCATGGATGGAGCTTGGCTGGCCTCCAACGAACTGGCCATCGCCAAGGCGCGCACTTCGGTGATGTTCCAAGCTCCTACTGAGGGCCTGGCCGCACCACTGCAATTGGGCCAGCCCGCACTACATTTCGATCACATCCATGCCGGCGGACTACTCCTGGTCGGCGGCGGAGTTCCGCTGTTCGACCAAGCCGGCGCGTTGATCGGCGGGCTCGGAGCTTCCGGTGGATCGCCCGAACAGGACGCCGAACTCGCTCGCTTGGCGAGCGCCTAG
- a CDS encoding SDR family oxidoreductase, whose product MSKKILITGASSGFGRGAAIELARRGHQVVATAETWPQVRTLRADAAEAGVDLEVIKLNLLDEIDIAHAAGYDPDVLVLNAGVMESGSIIDIPLARVRESFDINVFGHIQLAQGIVPKMVARKSGKVVWTSSMGGILVIPFVGVYCATKHAIEAIAGSMKAELEPHGVKVATVNPGLFGTGFNDTGAESHVQWYDPERAVVPMPSFGDTLADQFDPQEMIDAMVEIIPADEHLYRTMRPLATIDVAKGWQETEWTQNA is encoded by the coding sequence ATGTCGAAGAAGATCCTGATCACCGGTGCAAGTTCTGGGTTTGGCCGAGGGGCTGCCATCGAACTCGCACGCCGTGGGCACCAGGTGGTTGCCACCGCGGAGACCTGGCCACAGGTACGCACCCTGCGCGCTGATGCCGCTGAGGCGGGTGTCGACCTGGAGGTCATCAAGCTCAACCTGCTCGATGAGATCGACATCGCGCACGCCGCCGGCTACGACCCTGACGTACTGGTGCTCAACGCAGGGGTGATGGAAAGCGGTTCGATCATCGATATCCCACTGGCGCGTGTTCGGGAATCGTTCGATATCAACGTCTTTGGACACATTCAGCTGGCACAGGGCATTGTTCCGAAAATGGTCGCACGCAAATCAGGCAAAGTGGTGTGGACGTCTTCCATGGGCGGAATCCTGGTCATTCCGTTCGTCGGGGTGTACTGCGCCACCAAACACGCCATCGAAGCGATCGCGGGTTCGATGAAGGCCGAGCTGGAACCGCATGGCGTCAAGGTCGCCACCGTGAATCCCGGTTTGTTCGGTACCGGCTTCAACGACACGGGTGCCGAGAGCCACGTGCAGTGGTACGACCCCGAACGTGCCGTGGTGCCCATGCCTTCGTTCGGAGACACGCTCGCCGATCAGTTCGATCCGCAGGAAATGATCGATGCGATGGTCGAGATCATCCCCGCCGACGAGCACCTCTACCGCACCATGCGCCCGCTGGCCACGATCGACGTCGCTAAGGGCTGGCAGGAAACTGAGTGGACGCAAAATGCCTGA